A single Paenibacillus sp. FSL R5-0517 DNA region contains:
- the bshB1 gene encoding bacillithiol biosynthesis deacetylase BshB1 yields the protein MSLDILIFGAHADDAEIGMGGTIAKHTAAGLKVGVCDLTRAEMSSNGTVERRTEEAEQASRVLGLSCRTNLGLPDRGLYLTPEHVQAVTAEIRRHAPRMVFAPYWEDRHPDHVNCSKLVQEAVFNAKLRNYMPDMPAVQVKELYFYFINDIGPTDLIVDITEHYEQKETSLLSYRSQFELGDGAVSTPLNQGYIERVRARDSLLGQRSLIPFAEGFATITPYVVHQFGPSAQ from the coding sequence ATGAGTCTGGATATTCTCATCTTTGGAGCTCATGCGGATGATGCGGAGATTGGTATGGGTGGAACGATTGCCAAACATACCGCTGCTGGCTTGAAAGTAGGCGTGTGTGATCTGACTCGTGCTGAGATGTCCTCCAACGGAACAGTAGAGCGCAGAACCGAGGAAGCGGAGCAAGCCTCCCGCGTCCTCGGTCTTTCGTGTCGAACGAATCTGGGGCTTCCTGATCGTGGGTTGTATCTTACTCCAGAACATGTACAGGCAGTAACGGCTGAGATCCGCCGTCATGCCCCTCGGATGGTATTTGCTCCCTATTGGGAAGATCGTCATCCGGATCATGTCAATTGCAGTAAGCTTGTGCAGGAGGCTGTTTTTAATGCCAAGCTTCGGAACTACATGCCAGATATGCCTGCCGTGCAGGTGAAGGAACTTTATTTTTACTTTATTAATGACATTGGACCTACGGATTTGATTGTAGATATTACGGAACACTATGAGCAAAAAGAAACTTCATTGCTCTCTTATCGTTCCCAATTCGAACTGGGAGACGGAGCGGTCTCGACGCCATTGAATCAGGGGTACATTGAACGTGTAAGAGCCCGTGATTCGTTGCTCGGACAACGAAGTCTCATCCCGTTTGCAGAAGGATTTGCTACAATTACGCCTTACGTGGTTCATCAATTTGGCCCGAGTGCCCAATAA
- a CDS encoding DUF1405 domain-containing protein gives MALSYFWSREFLTNRYFLWLLFWCNAVGTVYGYIWYGEQMKLTLAEQPVWQIVFVPDSPTASLFFTLALLWILYPPRSIVIKRIGHVIQALAVVTSVKYGVWAVSIIFAGWMQGGTQHWQDWMLIASHSAMAIEALIYVRFFGFRWAALVIAGLWTLLNDTMDYTYDIYPWLPASLYDHVDGVRNFTFGLTLVSILCAWLALRQARRT, from the coding sequence GTGGCTTTATCGTATTTCTGGAGCAGGGAGTTTCTGACCAATCGTTATTTCCTGTGGCTATTATTTTGGTGTAATGCGGTAGGAACGGTATACGGATACATCTGGTACGGAGAGCAAATGAAATTGACGCTGGCTGAGCAACCGGTGTGGCAGATCGTATTTGTGCCAGATAGTCCAACAGCGAGTTTGTTTTTTACTTTAGCGTTGCTATGGATCTTGTACCCACCACGGTCCATCGTTATCAAACGGATCGGACATGTGATTCAGGCGCTTGCTGTGGTCACATCTGTGAAATATGGCGTGTGGGCCGTATCCATTATTTTCGCTGGCTGGATGCAAGGTGGCACACAGCACTGGCAAGACTGGATGTTGATTGCTTCCCATAGCGCAATGGCGATTGAAGCTCTTATATATGTACGCTTTTTCGGCTTCCGATGGGCTGCCCTTGTCATTGCAGGTCTCTGGACGCTGTTGAACGATACAATGGATTATACATATGATATTTACCCTTGGTTACCCGCCTCCCTCTATGATCATGTTGATGGTGTGCGTAATTTCACATTCGGACTGACACTGGTGAGCATTCTGTGCGCGTGGCTAGCCTTAAGACAGGCAAGACGTACCTGA
- a CDS encoding biotin--[acetyl-CoA-carboxylase] ligase, with the protein MTKHEDLLHMLLDAEGRFVSGEEISRHLSISRTAVWKHVNKLRDMGYEFEAVSRKGYRLVTKPDSIDATALQLALDTAVFGRKAVLLTSTLSTQGDVLKLAEQGQAEGAVVIAEEQTGGRGRFGRQWFSPPGKGIWMSILLRPDLPLQHTPQLTLLTGVAVCRAVRACTGTDAGIKWPNDLMIDGRKVCGILLESTVEDHEVRYCIAGIGVDVNFDPEDYPEDLTAIATSLKMETGQSVDRTKLTAAILTELEQLYFLYQKEGFGVISAIWEALSVSINREITVTNPQGVIEGTAIGLAPSGALVVEKHDGEQVHVISGEISWKS; encoded by the coding sequence ATGACCAAGCATGAAGATCTGTTACACATGTTATTAGATGCAGAAGGGCGGTTTGTATCGGGTGAAGAGATTAGCCGTCATCTGTCCATCAGTCGGACTGCTGTGTGGAAACATGTGAACAAGTTGCGGGACATGGGGTATGAGTTTGAAGCTGTATCCCGCAAAGGATATCGTCTGGTCACGAAGCCGGACAGCATTGACGCAACTGCCCTCCAATTGGCGCTGGATACGGCCGTATTCGGCCGTAAGGCTGTTCTGTTAACCTCGACCTTGTCTACACAAGGGGATGTTCTGAAGCTGGCTGAGCAGGGGCAAGCTGAAGGTGCTGTGGTCATTGCGGAAGAACAAACAGGAGGACGAGGACGTTTTGGTCGCCAGTGGTTCTCTCCCCCGGGAAAAGGAATATGGATGAGTATCCTGTTGCGCCCTGATCTACCACTTCAGCATACGCCACAGCTTACTTTATTAACAGGAGTGGCTGTGTGTCGTGCCGTTCGAGCTTGTACAGGCACTGATGCAGGCATCAAATGGCCCAATGATCTGATGATTGATGGACGCAAGGTATGTGGCATATTGCTTGAATCCACGGTGGAAGATCATGAAGTCAGATACTGTATTGCAGGTATAGGCGTTGACGTGAATTTTGATCCCGAGGATTATCCGGAAGATCTGACAGCTATAGCTACTTCACTCAAGATGGAGACGGGGCAATCTGTTGATCGTACCAAGCTCACGGCTGCCATTTTAACCGAGCTGGAACAGTTATATTTTTTGTATCAAAAAGAAGGATTCGGTGTGATCTCAGCTATATGGGAGGCCTTGTCCGTATCGATAAATCGAGAGATTACAGTGACGAATCCTCAGGGTGTCATTGAAGGGACAGCAATCGGTCTGGCCCCTTCAGGAGCACTCGTTGTGGAAAAACACGATGGAGAACAAGTACACGTCATCTCTGGTGAGATTTCCTGGAAATCGTAA
- the bshA gene encoding N-acetyl-alpha-D-glucosaminyl L-malate synthase BshA has protein sequence MDQKLKIGITCYPSLGGSGVVATELGKLLAEQGHQVHFIANSIPFRLGTFQKNIFYHEVEVNDYYVFRYPPYDLSLATKMAQVAKSQQLDLLHVHYAVPHAVCAFLAKQMVGDGLKVVTTLHGTDITVLAQDESLKDLIRLAINESDAVTAVSQDLIRETVELLDIQRPIDLTYNFIDKRIYYPRDAASLRRDFAAPEEKILMHISNFRPVKRTQDVVEVFRQVQEQVPAKLLFVGEGPDLPKMQWKINDLGLNDKVHFLGKQDDIAQVISMADVLMLPSEKESFGLVALEAMACGVPTIGSQAGGIPELVLHGKTGFLSAIGDTQSMAENTIRLLTDDRLAAEFREACLQRAHHDFCNDAIRHEYEQIYYRVLGREVPNLKPVCG, from the coding sequence ATGGATCAAAAGCTAAAAATCGGCATCACCTGTTATCCGTCCCTCGGAGGGTCTGGCGTTGTCGCAACGGAGCTGGGAAAATTGCTTGCCGAACAGGGGCATCAGGTTCATTTTATTGCCAACAGTATCCCGTTCAGACTGGGTACGTTCCAGAAAAATATTTTTTATCACGAAGTTGAAGTGAATGATTATTATGTTTTCCGTTACCCTCCGTATGATCTGTCACTGGCAACGAAGATGGCCCAGGTGGCTAAGTCACAGCAGCTGGATCTGCTGCATGTTCATTATGCAGTGCCACACGCCGTATGCGCCTTTCTCGCGAAACAGATGGTAGGGGACGGCTTGAAAGTAGTTACCACGTTACATGGAACGGATATTACGGTTCTGGCTCAGGATGAATCTCTGAAGGATCTGATTCGACTTGCCATCAATGAAAGTGATGCGGTTACTGCTGTATCACAAGATTTGATTCGGGAAACGGTCGAATTGCTGGATATTCAACGTCCAATTGATTTAACCTATAATTTTATTGACAAACGAATATATTATCCGCGGGATGCTGCCAGTCTGCGAAGAGACTTTGCTGCGCCTGAAGAAAAAATATTAATGCACATTTCCAACTTCCGACCGGTGAAGAGAACTCAGGATGTGGTAGAGGTCTTCCGTCAGGTACAGGAGCAGGTTCCGGCAAAACTGTTATTTGTAGGAGAAGGGCCCGATTTGCCGAAGATGCAATGGAAGATTAATGATCTCGGCTTAAATGATAAGGTTCATTTCCTTGGTAAGCAGGATGATATTGCCCAAGTGATCTCCATGGCTGACGTGTTGATGCTTCCATCGGAGAAGGAAAGTTTCGGACTTGTGGCGCTCGAAGCAATGGCTTGCGGCGTACCCACGATCGGTTCACAGGCTGGAGGAATTCCGGAACTGGTCTTACATGGCAAGACGGGATTCTTATCCGCCATTGGGGATACACAATCCATGGCCGAGAACACCATCCGTTTGTTAACAGACGATCGTTTGGCTGCGGAGTTCAGAGAAGCGTGTCTTCAGCGCGCACATCATGACTTTTGCAATGATGCCATTCGGCATGAATACGAGCAGATTTATTACCGGGTGTTGGGAAGGGAAGTTCCGAACTTGAAGCCGGTTTGCGGTTAA
- the panC gene encoding pantoate--beta-alanine ligase encodes MKVLRTIAELRQELSLKRQAIRSNASVVGLVPTMGYLHQGHASLMQAARQQSDIVVLSIFVNPIQFGPNEDFDSYPRDEARDVETARSQGVDIVFIPSVEEMYPQATQTTVSVSKLTERLCGASRPGHFNGVTTVVSKLFNIVQPQRAFFGMKDAQQVAVIQQMVNDLNMPVEIVPCPIVREEDGLALSSRNVYLNSEQRTQALVLSKALRTAQEAVDTGIARNASDIRRILREQIATSPLAVIDYAEIQAFPSLEPLADQEVVQGRDDLLIALAVKFGKTRLIDNIRLQKSEVLSHV; translated from the coding sequence ATGAAAGTATTACGGACAATCGCAGAGTTAAGACAGGAGCTAAGCTTGAAGCGTCAAGCGATTCGATCCAATGCGTCCGTTGTAGGTCTGGTACCGACAATGGGGTATCTACATCAAGGTCATGCAAGCTTGATGCAAGCAGCCAGACAACAGAGCGATATCGTGGTATTAAGCATATTCGTTAATCCAATTCAATTTGGTCCTAATGAAGATTTTGACAGCTATCCGCGGGATGAAGCCAGAGATGTGGAAACAGCACGCTCACAAGGAGTGGATATCGTATTTATTCCCTCAGTTGAAGAGATGTATCCACAGGCAACGCAGACAACGGTATCTGTGTCAAAATTGACTGAGCGCTTATGTGGCGCTTCCAGACCAGGACATTTTAACGGAGTAACGACGGTAGTATCGAAGCTTTTCAACATCGTGCAGCCACAGCGTGCTTTTTTTGGTATGAAAGACGCTCAGCAGGTTGCGGTTATTCAACAGATGGTGAATGATTTGAATATGCCTGTAGAAATTGTTCCCTGTCCGATTGTTCGCGAAGAGGATGGTCTTGCTCTTAGTTCACGTAATGTCTATCTTAACTCGGAGCAGCGTACACAGGCATTAGTTCTGTCGAAAGCACTGCGCACAGCCCAGGAAGCTGTAGATACAGGGATAGCTAGGAACGCTTCAGATATCCGTCGTATTTTGCGTGAGCAGATCGCAACCTCACCGCTTGCAGTGATTGACTATGCCGAGATTCAGGCTTTTCCAAGTCTGGAGCCGCTCGCAGATCAGGAAGTAGTTCAAGGACGTGACGATCTGCTCATTGCACTTGCGGTGAAATTCGGAAAAACAAGATTGATTGACAATATAAGGTTGCAAAAATCGGAGGTGCTGTCCCATGTTTAG
- a CDS encoding nucleotide pyrophosphohydrolase, whose product MEKSIAEMQREVDQYISQFKEGYFSPLAMLARMSEEVGELAREVNHEFGEKPKKSSEAANSIELELGDILFITICFANSLGIDLAEAHDKVMHKFNTRDANRWTPKNTD is encoded by the coding sequence ATGGAGAAAAGCATCGCAGAAATGCAGCGTGAGGTTGATCAGTATATCTCCCAGTTCAAGGAGGGGTATTTCAGTCCTCTGGCCATGCTGGCCCGGATGTCTGAAGAGGTTGGGGAGCTTGCCAGGGAAGTGAATCATGAGTTTGGCGAGAAGCCAAAGAAATCTTCCGAAGCAGCCAATTCCATTGAACTTGAGCTTGGAGATATTTTATTTATCACGATTTGTTTTGCGAACTCACTCGGCATTGATCTGGCTGAGGCGCACGACAAAGTCATGCATAAATTTAACACCCGCGATGCCAATCGGTGGACTCCCAAAAACACCGATTAG
- the dapB gene encoding 4-hydroxy-tetrahydrodipicolinate reductase — protein MSEVIRVAVIGAAGRMGREVVKLVLQDPELELAAAVNRSGAGTDAGTLVGLPECGVLVTDDIEMAFAETKPQVMVDFTVPQYAFAHTEIAIRHGVRPVMGVTGFTPEQIEQLDKQCQDKGIGGLIAPNFSIGAILMMRFAAQAAKHMPNVEIIEYHGDQKLDAPSGTAIKTAELIAANREELRQGNPNEEETIEGSRGGYYNGFRIHSVRLPGVFAQQEVVFGDYGQSLKIRHDSYERAGYMPGVKIGVQKVMEYTGMIYGFDHFID, from the coding sequence ATGAGTGAAGTAATTAGAGTTGCCGTCATCGGAGCGGCTGGCCGAATGGGCCGTGAAGTTGTGAAATTGGTACTTCAGGACCCGGAATTGGAGCTTGCAGCGGCTGTCAACCGCTCCGGAGCAGGCACGGATGCAGGAACCCTTGTTGGTTTGCCGGAGTGTGGAGTGCTGGTGACTGATGATATCGAAATGGCGTTTGCCGAAACAAAACCTCAGGTTATGGTTGATTTTACAGTGCCGCAATATGCATTTGCACATACCGAGATCGCGATTCGTCATGGGGTTAGACCTGTCATGGGTGTTACCGGCTTTACGCCGGAGCAGATTGAACAGTTGGACAAGCAATGCCAGGACAAAGGAATTGGAGGGCTTATTGCCCCTAACTTCTCGATCGGTGCCATTCTGATGATGCGATTCGCAGCACAGGCTGCCAAACATATGCCGAATGTGGAGATTATCGAATATCACGGGGATCAGAAGCTGGATGCTCCTTCCGGAACAGCGATCAAAACGGCTGAACTGATTGCTGCCAATCGGGAAGAACTTCGCCAGGGTAACCCGAATGAGGAAGAAACGATCGAAGGATCACGTGGCGGTTATTACAACGGCTTCCGAATCCACAGTGTACGACTGCCTGGCGTATTCGCACAGCAGGAAGTTGTTTTCGGAGACTATGGACAGTCACTCAAAATTCGGCATGACTCCTACGAGCGCGCAGGTTATATGCCTGGTGTTAAGATTGGTGTGCAAAAGGTTATGGAATATACAGGAATGATCTACGGATTTGACCACTTTATCGACTAA
- a CDS encoding CCA tRNA nucleotidyltransferase, translating into MVQWTQVDREMAIQSENVLTTLNKHGYKAYWVGGCVRDELLERVVDDMDITTSASPQQVMELFDDCIPTGLQHGTVTVRSGVYYFEVTTFRTESDYQDNRRPAAVQFVQDIKEDLQRRDFTMNALAMDVTGTIVDPFGGQADIKEERVRCVGSAMERFGEDALRMLRCVRFASVFDFNIAHNTWKGLVRQKDLLQHIAMERVRTEMVKMMSGPHPLRGLELLYRSNALAHVKAPVSSARFNKTLLSNLEQLSGEHVLLRWSLILLAGGYSKDEADVLLRQWTFSNEHRSRISGVLQVEQLIYTSVQEQKDTVSLRSDWIVTVLACGVQATNDWLRIQSLLPKGWRNQTEQAEMQVVLVQEMAVEWSQSIPVHDLKELHITGEQVLQMLQRKGGPWLGQLMKHLLRETAIGTISNQHEALSAEVKRVVEDDQA; encoded by the coding sequence GTGGTTCAATGGACACAGGTTGATCGTGAAATGGCAATTCAAAGTGAGAATGTACTCACAACTTTAAACAAACATGGCTACAAGGCATATTGGGTAGGTGGTTGTGTTCGTGATGAATTGTTGGAACGTGTTGTAGACGATATGGATATCACGACATCTGCTTCTCCCCAGCAAGTCATGGAATTGTTCGACGATTGCATTCCTACAGGTTTGCAACATGGGACAGTTACTGTGCGTTCAGGCGTTTATTACTTTGAAGTGACCACGTTTCGAACAGAATCCGACTATCAGGATAACCGCAGACCTGCAGCAGTTCAATTTGTTCAGGATATCAAGGAAGATTTACAGCGGCGTGACTTCACAATGAACGCTCTTGCGATGGACGTTACTGGGACAATCGTTGACCCGTTTGGTGGACAGGCAGATATTAAGGAAGAGCGAGTCAGATGTGTAGGTTCTGCGATGGAACGGTTTGGTGAAGATGCACTGCGGATGCTTCGTTGTGTGCGCTTTGCTTCGGTATTCGATTTCAATATCGCTCATAATACATGGAAGGGTCTTGTAAGGCAGAAGGACCTGCTTCAACATATTGCAATGGAACGGGTACGGACCGAGATGGTAAAAATGATGTCGGGGCCGCATCCATTAAGAGGGTTGGAACTGTTATACAGAAGTAATGCGCTTGCACATGTCAAAGCGCCGGTAAGCTCGGCCCGATTCAACAAGACGTTGTTATCTAATCTGGAACAGCTGTCAGGTGAGCATGTGTTGCTCCGTTGGTCACTCATTCTGCTTGCTGGCGGTTATAGCAAGGACGAAGCAGACGTATTATTACGTCAGTGGACATTCTCTAATGAACATCGTTCTCGTATATCAGGGGTCCTTCAGGTGGAGCAGTTGATTTATACTTCCGTTCAGGAGCAGAAGGATACGGTTAGTCTCCGTTCCGATTGGATTGTTACTGTACTGGCTTGTGGTGTTCAGGCTACTAATGATTGGCTTCGCATACAGTCTCTACTGCCAAAAGGGTGGCGGAATCAGACCGAACAGGCAGAAATGCAGGTTGTTTTGGTTCAAGAAATGGCAGTCGAATGGAGTCAATCAATCCCTGTGCATGACTTGAAAGAATTGCACATCACAGGGGAACAAGTATTACAAATGCTGCAGCGCAAAGGCGGGCCTTGGCTGGGTCAACTGATGAAACATTTGTTAAGAGAAACGGCGATTGGAACGATATCGAATCAGCATGAAGCACTAAGTGCAGAAGTGAAGCGGGTGGTTGAAGATGACCAAGCATGA
- a CDS encoding tetratricopeptide repeat protein — protein MMKPEEYMQQAYRCILQNDFEQAIRWFESAIHAHPKHAELYYRCSITHARSKHLVPALEYARKAVELSPGTEEYILHLQTLEAKQLTSRAKLLLEQAGIATQERYVEASTLLQEAVKLDPLSVEAHVMLALAYSDLNEFDYAIKVLREAILLDPQNGQLHQMLQEIKQRMKSIQ, from the coding sequence ATGATGAAACCGGAAGAATATATGCAGCAGGCTTACCGCTGTATATTGCAAAATGATTTTGAGCAGGCGATTCGTTGGTTCGAGTCAGCCATTCACGCTCATCCCAAACATGCGGAGTTATATTATCGCTGTTCCATTACCCACGCCCGCAGCAAGCATCTGGTTCCGGCGCTTGAATATGCGCGTAAGGCGGTTGAATTGTCGCCAGGAACAGAAGAGTATATATTACATCTGCAGACGCTGGAAGCGAAACAATTGACCTCCAGAGCGAAGTTGCTGTTGGAGCAGGCGGGTATTGCAACACAGGAGCGCTATGTGGAAGCGTCAACGCTTCTGCAAGAAGCGGTCAAACTTGATCCGCTCTCCGTGGAAGCTCATGTTATGCTTGCGCTGGCTTACAGTGATTTGAATGAATTTGACTATGCCATTAAGGTGCTGCGTGAGGCAATTTTGCTGGACCCGCAGAATGGGCAGCTGCATCAGATGTTACAGGAAATCAAGCAACGTATGAAATCCATTCAATAA
- a CDS encoding sporulation protein YpjB produces the protein MKRTFGIKTGLLVVSFMALLLWTNLAYRVSAQSDGLNSISDQQVSTSNSIAQLNEEAAILYRQALENNIEEVRGSILRISKSLEHISFEGQTTVEGIHALSETIVEVKQAVVKVKNDDASLQQSSAKLRLAADSLANPTKPLWLQYYKIVKNDLDALSAATDQGQTAAVLANRYTVLEEHYETIRPAALIRREPYEIAQMDAWLSHTKGLTAAKQPDLAQLKSMVGHGEELVNQLFGREKDESAFVPFVQGPDRRAAGLLISSVIVATLSYAGYRKYRAQQQGIFPFRR, from the coding sequence ATGAAGAGAACGTTCGGGATCAAAACCGGCTTATTGGTGGTATCGTTCATGGCTCTGCTGCTTTGGACGAACTTAGCATATCGTGTATCCGCGCAAAGTGATGGACTGAATTCGATTTCGGATCAGCAAGTGTCCACTAGCAATTCAATTGCGCAACTTAATGAAGAAGCAGCCATTTTGTATCGTCAGGCACTGGAGAACAATATTGAAGAAGTGCGAGGAAGCATTCTGCGTATCAGTAAAAGTCTGGAGCATATCTCCTTTGAGGGACAAACGACAGTCGAAGGCATTCACGCCTTGTCCGAAACCATAGTTGAAGTGAAACAAGCCGTTGTGAAGGTGAAAAATGACGACGCTTCTCTTCAGCAGTCCTCTGCCAAACTCAGACTTGCAGCAGATAGTCTCGCGAATCCAACCAAGCCTTTATGGCTTCAGTATTATAAAATCGTGAAAAACGATCTGGATGCTTTGTCCGCTGCTACAGATCAAGGGCAAACTGCGGCTGTGCTGGCAAATCGCTACACCGTTTTGGAGGAGCATTATGAGACGATACGTCCTGCCGCTCTGATTCGACGTGAACCGTATGAAATTGCTCAGATGGACGCTTGGTTATCTCATACCAAAGGGCTTACCGCTGCAAAACAGCCTGATCTGGCTCAGTTAAAGAGCATGGTGGGCCACGGTGAGGAACTGGTGAACCAGTTATTTGGTCGCGAGAAGGACGAGAGTGCCTTTGTACCGTTTGTACAAGGCCCTGATCGAAGGGCAGCCGGGCTGCTGATAAGTTCGGTCATTGTGGCGACGCTAAGTTACGCCGGATATCGTAAATATCGTGCACAGCAGCAGGGGATTTTTCCTTTTCGGCGCTAA
- the panB gene encoding 3-methyl-2-oxobutanoate hydroxymethyltransferase gives MANKQAMNIVKMKKYKQDGVPLTMITAYDYPTALLAEEAGIDLILVGDSLGNVVLGYNSTLPVTIDDMVYHTRSVVRGAEKTFIVADMPFMTYHGSVDETLKGVRRLMQEGHAHAVKMEGGVEIADTVRAVVQAGVPVLGHIGLTPQSVNQIGGYRIQGKDAADAKRLMDEAKALEAAGAFGIVLELVTEEVARAISEELSIPTIGIGAGRGCDGQVLVFHDVVQYASPYTPKRFVKTYGDVGTLIRTSIEAYVKEVKDRSFPAEEHVFNAADGVLDQLYGQRKEKVGSNS, from the coding sequence ATGGCAAACAAACAAGCGATGAATATTGTGAAAATGAAAAAATATAAGCAGGATGGCGTGCCGCTTACGATGATCACGGCTTACGATTATCCTACAGCGCTCCTCGCAGAGGAAGCAGGAATTGATCTGATTCTAGTTGGTGATTCACTCGGCAATGTAGTGCTGGGTTATAACTCAACACTTCCGGTGACCATCGACGATATGGTGTACCATACACGTTCCGTCGTACGCGGGGCTGAGAAGACGTTTATCGTGGCTGATATGCCTTTTATGACTTATCATGGTAGCGTGGATGAGACGCTTAAGGGTGTACGTCGACTGATGCAAGAGGGGCATGCCCATGCGGTTAAGATGGAAGGCGGGGTGGAGATTGCGGACACCGTCAGAGCCGTTGTGCAAGCAGGTGTGCCTGTTCTTGGACATATCGGGCTGACACCTCAATCGGTCAATCAAATTGGTGGATATCGCATTCAGGGCAAGGATGCAGCGGATGCGAAACGTTTGATGGACGAAGCCAAAGCCTTGGAAGCTGCTGGTGCATTTGGCATCGTGCTTGAACTGGTTACGGAAGAAGTTGCACGGGCGATCTCGGAGGAACTGTCGATCCCTACCATTGGGATTGGTGCAGGACGGGGCTGTGACGGACAGGTACTGGTATTCCACGATGTGGTTCAATACGCCTCCCCGTATACGCCAAAACGTTTTGTCAAAACCTATGGAGATGTGGGTACATTAATCAGAACCAGCATCGAAGCTTACGTGAAAGAAGTTAAAGATCGTTCGTTCCCGGCCGAAGAGCATGTATTTAATGCTGCGGATGGTGTTCTGGATCAATTGTATGGACAACGCAAGGAAAAGGTGGGAAGTAACTCATGA
- the mgsA gene encoding methylglyoxal synthase, whose protein sequence is MLKIAFIAHDRKKEEMVNFVTAYEPVFTDHQLYSTGTTGLRIMEGTSLKIHRFESGPLGGDQQIGALVAQNEMDLIIFLRDPLMAQPHEPDINALLRLCDVQGIPLATNIATAEILVKALDRGDFAWRELVHKYKPEAGLNSGDSE, encoded by the coding sequence ATGTTGAAAATAGCATTTATCGCCCATGATCGTAAAAAAGAAGAGATGGTTAATTTCGTGACAGCATATGAGCCTGTTTTTACGGACCATCAATTGTATTCTACAGGAACCACAGGCCTTCGTATTATGGAAGGAACCTCTCTGAAGATTCATCGATTTGAATCAGGCCCATTGGGCGGAGATCAGCAGATTGGAGCTTTGGTTGCGCAAAATGAGATGGATCTGATTATATTCCTGCGAGATCCACTGATGGCACAACCTCACGAGCCGGATATCAATGCATTGTTACGTCTTTGTGATGTGCAGGGAATTCCACTTGCCACGAATATCGCAACCGCTGAGATTCTGGTTAAGGCACTGGATCGTGGCGATTTTGCCTGGAGAGAGCTGGTACATAAATACAAGCCGGAGGCTGGATTGAATTCAGGTGATTCCGAATGA
- a CDS encoding YitT family protein, translating into MSTAKTWVQVKLVLPILLGTALYAFGLLYFIIPNQLMEGGLTGVTVLINYAFGISPSLTTLILNVPLFLIGLKILGGRQMIYTGIGIGALTVFLWLFEKLIHLGWIEPLHTENDLLLAALYAGVTLGAGLGIVFRWGGTTGGSDIIARILNRKYGWSMGRVLLGIDFVIIGLSLIYIPKEKILYTLVAVFIASKVIDFIQEGAYSARAFMIISDHAPEIADQITRDMDRGVTLIPAIGAYSKQAKHMAYCVISRQEFRRLQTIVRSIDPRAFVIISDVHDVHGEGFKES; encoded by the coding sequence ATGAGCACTGCCAAAACCTGGGTTCAAGTTAAACTGGTACTCCCCATCCTGTTGGGTACAGCCTTATATGCCTTTGGGCTCCTCTATTTTATTATCCCTAACCAGCTTATGGAAGGTGGCCTCACCGGGGTTACCGTGCTGATCAATTATGCTTTCGGCATCTCACCTTCTCTAACGACCTTGATTCTTAATGTCCCCCTCTTTCTGATCGGGCTCAAAATTTTGGGCGGCAGACAGATGATCTATACGGGTATCGGAATCGGGGCTTTGACCGTTTTTCTATGGTTGTTTGAAAAGTTGATTCATCTGGGCTGGATTGAACCATTACATACCGAGAATGACCTCCTGTTAGCTGCATTATATGCAGGTGTTACCCTTGGAGCCGGTCTTGGCATCGTATTTCGTTGGGGTGGAACGACGGGCGGTTCAGACATCATTGCTCGCATTCTAAATCGCAAGTATGGGTGGAGTATGGGACGGGTATTGCTTGGCATCGATTTTGTTATTATCGGTCTCTCTCTCATCTACATCCCCAAAGAAAAAATCCTGTATACGCTCGTAGCTGTATTCATCGCTTCCAAAGTCATCGACTTTATTCAGGAAGGTGCATATTCTGCCCGGGCATTTATGATCATTAGTGACCATGCACCCGAGATTGCGGACCAGATCACACGGGATATGGATCGTGGCGTTACCCTCATTCCAGCCATTGGCGCATACTCTAAACAGGCCAAACACATGGCCTACTGTGTGATCTCCAGGCAAGAGTTCCGGCGTCTGCAGACTATTGTACGTTCCATAGACCCCAGAGCTTTTGTCATCATCAGCGATGTTCACGATGTACATGGAGAAGGTTTCAAAGAAAGCTGA